The Chloroflexota bacterium genome window below encodes:
- a CDS encoding enolase C-terminal domain-like protein yields the protein ADFEVLWFEEPIPPDNKEGLAAVRRRIDVSIAAGERLYSRWDFPEFFRLGCADFIQPDVTHVGGLGELRKIAAMAECHHLPICPHNPSGPVANAATLQIAACTPNFYLLETMASDVPHRKEISTEHVRFQDGMMFVPEEPGLGIDIDEAAITRYPYEARDLRHYTGQLTNIRPDHATVYFEDESC from the coding sequence TGGCGGATTTCGAGGTGCTCTGGTTCGAAGAGCCCATTCCGCCGGACAATAAAGAGGGCCTGGCAGCGGTCCGGCGGCGGATTGACGTGTCAATTGCTGCAGGTGAACGGCTTTACAGTCGCTGGGACTTTCCCGAATTCTTTCGCCTGGGCTGCGCCGACTTCATCCAGCCCGACGTTACTCATGTGGGAGGCCTGGGAGAGCTACGCAAAATAGCGGCGATGGCCGAATGTCATCACCTCCCGATCTGTCCACACAATCCCAGTGGCCCGGTGGCAAACGCTGCGACACTGCAGATCGCTGCCTGTACGCCCAATTTCTATCTTCTTGAGACCATGGCGAGCGATGTTCCCCATCGAAAAGAGATCAGTACAGAGCATGTTCGTTTTCAGGACGGTATGATGTTCGTTCCCGAGGAACCTGGCTTAGGCATCGACATCGATGAAGCAGCCATCACCCGTTATCCCTACGAGGCTCGTGATTTGCGCCATTACACCGGACAACTCACCAATATCCGGCCTGACCATGCGACGGTTTATTTCGAAGATGAGTCTTGCTGA